The genomic DNA AGAATTCCGGAATATAACGCTGCAATTCCCTGAGTGAGAATTGTAAAGACCAGAAACGACAAGACAAGAATCCATATGGCATGGAGAGGTGGAATGCGCGTTGTCCATTGAATGGCGGCTAATACCGGAAGCAAAAATGAAATCCACTGTTTGGCATCCCAAAGAATATGCTCAAGGCGAAGGAGTAAATGTTTGATCTGCTCTGAGAACCACACATTCTGCAATAAGAAGTCATCTTGCGAATTGAGTTCCCACTTTGCCGATTTAATCCCGCTCAAAGTGGATACCGCGATCATCAGGAAACTAACTATCGCCCATATCAAATGCAGATGATCGATGCCGCCTTCATTCGGGTTCATATATTTGCTTGTCAGGAATGCGGTTCCCCAAAAGTAGGCAACCATTTTAATGAGTTCCCATAGGAGCATCAGGAAGAATAACCGTGCTCTGCTTCCCCACTCGTTCCTCCAACGAATATACAATCTCCATTTGAGCCATCGAGTTAAATATGGAATGTGTCACCAACCCCTTACCTTGTGGCCCCAGGCAGCGTTTGCATATAAATATATCTTAATATGGAATATTATTACATAGGATGAATGTACCAAATTCCGGCAGTATATCCATATAATCTCACCTCCCTCTTCGTTCTGGGGTAGGAGATTGCCTCCCTCATTTTGGATAACAAAAAGCCCTCATCCCTAAGAGACGAGAGCCGCTCACATGGTACCACCCCATTTTAGCGAATGCCTCAAGACATTCACCTCTTTTAGGTATAACGTTGTATAACCCTATCTATCCAGAGAAGTTGGCGCACTCAAGTTTAATCTTTGTTTAATTTTATGTGCTGATTTTCCTGACTTGTTGAATCTCGTTCCACTTCTCCTTCAAAGCCTTTAAATCTTCTACGAATCAAATCCAGCGGGGCTGGGGTCCCAGGAGATCGAACCTTTCACCGGAAGACTGTCGATCCCGACCTCTCTGCCTGCCTCGACGCTCGTTGCCTTCGCAATCCAATGATTTATCCCCTGGACTGTAATGATCGTTCCGAGCGAGAACTGAGCCGCCGCGGCGAAGATCATCCCTATGCCCTTCAAGGTATCCTTCGTGCGAGGCACCCATCGCTGCGACATGTGTGTATGTTTCGGCACATCATTATTATCAGTCTATATGGGCGACGGCACTGATTTCGATCAGCTGCTCAGGGAACGCTAACGAGGTCACGCCAATAAGACTGCCAGCAGGCCGATGCTGCCCCATATATTCTTTAAACAGCTGGATGCAGGGCTCAAAATGTTCCTTCACATTGGTCAGATAGATTTCAACATATGCGAGGTTAGACTTCGTGACACCGAACCCTGCCAGTGCGCGATCGAGATTTTCCAGCGTCTGTCTGGTTTGTGCCTCAATATCCCCCGCGCCTACGAACTCGCTCTGCATATCGTGGGAGAACTGCCCGGAAATGTAAATCGTGCCATTGACGGAATAACCTTGGGAAATACCGCTGCCTTCTTCCCATGCAACACCGTGATTATAAGTTCTAGTCATCATTATTTTTATACTCCTTTAGCTCAAAGTACGACTAGTATAAAATGGAAGCAACTAAAAAAGTAGTACGCACTTTATGGATAGATACTATCAGAAAGGAAAGTGTAAACATGGGAATGACGGAATACAGAGGTAAGGTTAAAAATATTCAAGATACTCCGTTCGGTTATACGTTATCCGTCATTGGCGGGAAGTGGAAGATGGTGATTATTTACCTCTTGGCAGAAAATGAACCGGTTCGTTTTAACGATCTGAAGAGACAAATTGGGGCCATTACTTATAAAATACTGAGTTCACAACTCAAAGAATTGGAGGGGGATGGTATGGTCGAACGGAAAGAGTATCCGCAAATTCCTCCAAAAGTCGAGTACCGTCTCACAGAGAAAGCGAAAACACTGCTGCCTATTTTGGAAGGCCTATGTGAGTGGGGAGCAAAAAACCAACACCCTTGATTCTGCCTCTAATCTTTGGTTTAACAGCTCCCCTTATTTCCGAATTTGTATGCGAGCTAGCGGGAGTGATCGATGACGTCGGCAAGGAAGTACAGCTTTTTAAGCCAGGGGACCGCGTCTTGGGGATGAACGTCAAAACCTTTGGTGCTTACGCCGAATACAAGTGTCTTTCCGAAGAGAGCCCTCTTGCGGTTATACCGGACACCCTCACCTTTGAAGAAGCCGTCGCCGTCTGTGACGGAGGCGCCACCGCATTGACATTTCTAAGGGATAAGGCGAAATCTTAACCTTGATTCTTTATTCAGAGGCCCCTCTCAAAACAGCTATAAGTATATGTTAGCATGAAAAACACATCCTGGATTGAGTTATAGCGTTCTCCTAGATAACCTTTTCATAAGTTGAGGGACTAATTGGTTTATCATGTAGAAGAAGAAAGCTTATTCACCAAAAAGAATGTGTTTTCCTGCCTTAGTATAAGGTTTGAACAAGTGCTAAATTATGAAGCTTTTGCTACAACAACAGCTTTTTGAATTAAAGCTTTTGCTTCATTCATAGAAAGACCTTGTTTAGGTTGAAGCAAATTTTCCTCTGCTGCACCAAGAATACCTTTGTCAATCAATTTTGCCATGGATTCAACCGCATAGCTAGAAACGGTTTTACTATCCTCGAAACCTGAAATGATCGTAGCCGCATTTTTATCAGAAGCTTGATTGTTCAGCAATTTAGCAAGGATAGTAGCAGCTTCTTCACGAGTGATATCATGATCGGGATTGAAGTTACCATCGTAGCCTTGAATGAAACCAGCATGAGTAGCTTCAGCGATGGCATCTGCATAAGCAGCGTCCGCAGCAACATCCTTGAATGTGGGTGCTGTAGCTACTTCGTTTAGCTTCAATATATCTACTAGAGCACTAACAAATTCAGCGCGAGAAATGAAATCTGTTGTTACAGGTATATCTGTTTGCTCTGTAGATGAAGCAAGATTCGTGATACGTCCTTCGATTTTAGCCTTAATACTGCCGCCTTTATACGTATCTACAATGTACTGGTAGAATACATCCAAATCGATAGGGCCTGCCAAGGATGATTTAGCATCCACTAGCACTTTATAGTTATCTCCACCTGCTGCCATATAGTTGTTAACTACAGCCGTATATGTTTTTGCAGGATCAATAGCGGTGCCATCTTCAAGACTAAGACTAGTAACACGTTCTGCAACTGGCTTATTGAAATCCGCAGTATATTTCAAGCCGGAGATTTGTAGTGTTTTTGTGTTTGGTGTACCGTCTGCATTTGTTCCCCATTGTTGCTCCAACAAGGTTTGAATTTGCTCACCAGTCAGCTCTAATTTCACTAAAGTATTGCCAAAAGGTTGGATTTTAGCAAGATCAGCAAAGGTCACATTGCCTTGCGGTAGATCCGCACGAATACCGCCGGGATTCATAAATGCAAAGTCGGCAGCGCCCCCGTCATCACCAAAGTCTGCCTGACGCATTGCATCTGCAATGAGGTTCCCTAGAGGAGCTTCGTTATTATAAGCATCTGTACGAGTCACAGAACCATCTGTTGTACCTACCGGCTTCGTTAGCTCAGGATGTTTGTCTAATGATTTTTTAATAATAGCTAAAGATTCAGGGTCTTCTTTTACCCCCTCTTGATAAGTCGTTATAACTGTAGCTGATTTTTCGGTTACATCCCCCGTAGTTGGGTCAATCATCAGCTTGATATCTTCAAATGCCGTACCATAAGAATAAGCCTGAACAATCAATTTTCCATTCACTTCACCGTTAGCATAACCGTGATTATCACCTGCCACGATAACGTCAACAGGGGAATCTGCTGGCAAAGCCTTTGCTAAATCAGCCGCTTCTCCCGTTGTTACACCGTCTTTGGTTGTTGCTGGATCATGTGCCAAGACGATAATCGTCTCTACACCTTGATCTTGTAACTCTTGTGCATATTTATTAACGGCTTCAACTTCTTCTTCTGTGCTTAAGAAACGCACGCCAGCTGTAGCAGATGGAGATACTTTAGCAGGTGTAGCTTTCGTGACTAATCCGATAAATCCAATTTTGACGCCACCCACTTCTTTAATCACATAGGGCTTAATCAGTGTTTTGCCTGTCGAGGTCTCAATGACGTTGGCATTGACATAATCAAATTTTGCACCAGCATGTGTTACTTTGCCTTCTTTTGGATCAAGGCCACCAAAGATTTGTGCTTTTAATGCAGCGATACCCTGGTCGAATTCGTGATTGCCTAAAGAGGCTACATCAAAGCCCATCATATTCATCCACTCCATCGTAGGCTCATCACGATCTAGAGATGAGACCGGGGCAGATGCACCAACAGAGTCCCCATTATGGAAGAGCAGGAAGTGTTCATATTTGGCTTGAGCTTCTTTTAGATAGGTTGCTAGAATTGGTGCTGTTCCTACTTTCTTATCATTAACTATCGATGTCGTATCTAACTGACCGTGCAGATCATTGATTCCGAGCAAGTGTACTTCTACATCTTTGCTTGCAGCAGAGACAGAACCTGTTGCGCCCAATAGCTGGGACAGTAATAGTACTGCAGCCGCCACACGAATACTGCTTTTACCCACATTCTTTGTCCATGACATCCGTTATAAAACCCCTCTCACATTTCTTATCCTGAAATACTTTACCATGATTAAATTCATAAACATCGTAGAATATATCAAATCTATGTTAAAAAAGTTAAAAAATGAATAGAGAAGAAGGCCTATCTATATCCGGCTCTACACCAAAGTCAGTGCCCGCGGTTCCGGTCTGCTCTAATACTTAGCTCTTCTTCAATCCGACTTACGTCAAAACACTCGAACAAAAGCTCTGATTTTAGAAAATTAGACCACGCGATAATAGCCATCGACATTTTATAAAATATGTATCAGGCACCTGATGAATTTTTGCAAATCGGCGGGGTTTTATCGAGTTCTAATTATAATAGATCGGGTTCCGGTGCCGCCTACAACCACCACACCCAAGATAATTTTACGAAATCGTCTCATTCTAACCCCATCTTCTTAGCCAGCTTTTGAGAGGCATCGGAATCCGGAGCTTCGCTGCAGCTGCTGTGAGGCGAAACTTGCCGCTACTTATGATACGGTTCACCATAACTCGTCTACGTGCTGTTTTTAGTGTTTAGCCCCATTACTTTGAATAAAGGAGATAATATCAATATATAATCTTGTCATTTCTTGAGGAGTTTTATCTAAACCATTTTGAATCCATTGTTCTATTAATCCTAAAAAAGCTGACGTAATAAAAGATAAAAAGTAATCCATTGGTACCGTTAAATTGGCAGTGAAGCTTTCATTTTTCTCTAAATTAACACGCACTTTTTCAGTAAAAGCCGCTCTAAATCGAAGGTGAAAACCTGCTCTACCATGATCGCTAAAAAAAATCTTTAATGTCGGCAATTGCATTTTAATAAAGCTGAATAATGTAGATGCTATTTGCTCTTGGTCTTTTTCAAACAATTGAATAGATATATAACGGGATTGCAATTGATCAATATGGTTCCCGAAGTCTGCAAATAACTGCTGCTCAATTTTACCTAGCAAATCAAATTTATCCATATAGTGTGAATAAAATGTCCCTCGATTAATTCCTGCATGTTTTGTAATGTCTCCTATTGTTATTGATTCAAATGACTTCTTCTCTAAAATTTGTATAAATGAATTTTGAATAAGTTGTTTTGTTTTTTTACTTTTTTCAATATAAATACTCACACAAAACACCTCCACACTAAAATTGAACAATATGTACACTTTTGATTATTGCTCTCATTGCTTCAAAATTATAAGATAAACATGTAACCGAGCAACATGTTTAAAATTGAGAAGGAGTGCGATCCATTTGAAATTATTTAAAGAAAAATTAGCATGAACTGCTCCTATTGCTGATATATTAATCATTGCACCGTTTTAGGTAAACTTATTCGCTCAAGGCAATCCACAAATAAAAAATCTACCCGTTGCACAGTAAAAGCACAAAAAAACTAACACAAAGAAGTAACTGATAACAATAGATGAAAACGATCAAACTTGAGACATTCGTTTTTTTTTTAAACATCTGAAATGAAAATTAGGAGGAACCATCGATGATTATTGTAACAAACAGAATCAAAATGAAATTAGATTTTGCTGAAAAAATGGCACCAATGTTCACAAAACCAGGGGATTTGCAAAAAATGGATGGTTTTGTAAAAGTTGAAGTCTCAATTACTAAAAATCTTACAGAATACGATGAGCTTAATGTAAATATGTATTGGAACACGATCGAAGACTTTACTAAATAGAAAAACAGTGATGCTTTTAAAGAAGCACATACAGGCCCAGCTAACGGTGAACAAGATTCACCTATCCTGGAAAGTGCAATCATTATCTCCGAAGTTGTTTCCACTTTACAATAAAATAGAATATGGCTGTTTCTGGATCACACTGGCTAAACAAGGATTCTTGTTTAGCCGTTATTTTTATACAAATTTATCCACCAAATACAATAGAAAAAGGAGGAGCATTATGAGAATTATTGTTTTCGGTGCAACTGGTGGCGTGGGCCAATCTGTCGTGAAGCAAGCGTTGGAAATGGGGTTTGAAGTAACTGCATTTGTACGCACTCCATCAAAGCTAGATTTGGTACATGAGCAGTTAAGTATTATACAGGGCGATGCTTTCAATAAAGAGGAAGTTTTTGCAGCAATTGCAGGGCATGATGCAGTTGTGTCATGTTTAGGCTCAAGTCAAGGGATGAAAAAATCGACAGAGCTTGAGGAGATGACGAAAAACATTGTATCTGGAATGCAGGCACATAATGTGAAACGAATCGTCTACACAGCTTCTGCTGGAATTAACAAAGAAATTCCAGGCATCAGTGGTAAATTAGCAATGAAAATGCTAAAAAATGCTCTGACAGATCATCGCAACGCCGTTAATTATATTGAAGCACACGGATTGAATTTCACAATCGTTAGACCGATGGGATTAACGAATGATGACTTAACAGGTAAGTACAGAGAATCAAAAGTAAGCGTACCAGATAAACCAAGATCGATTTCACGCACTGATGTTGCACACTTTATTGTGAAAGCATTAAACGATAAACAATACGAAAACTCATCTGTCGGTATTGCTAACTAAAGTGATGCTTTGGTGGGAGCATCCCTCACTGACCTTAAAAAAAGAAAGGCTGAATATAAGTTGTTTACTTTAACAATTTTATATTCAGCCTTTTTGGTTAGGTAGTATAGTAAATACCTTATTTCAAACATTTTAGGTGGTCCTTTTATAAACCGCACTTACTTATGATACGGTTCACCATAACATCTAATGAGCGAAATCTTAGCAATCCAGAAGAAATGTACTCGTGGATCAGATGCTATACTGAGTCCATAAATATTCAAATATGACGAAGAAAGGATGTACGAACAATGGCCAAACACACAACCTACATTTTATCCGAGGATGCAAGATCGCAAGCTGAGTTTTACACGAACGCACTGGGAGGACGAAGCTCGTGAAGCTTTCACGAAGCTCGCGGAAGGCGGCAAGGTGAAGTACCCTCTAGAACCTGCTTTCTGGGGAACCCTGCACGGACAGCTTGAAGACAAATTCGG from Paenibacillus woosongensis includes the following:
- a CDS encoding bifunctional metallophosphatase/5'-nucleotidase, encoding MSWTKNVGKSSIRVAAAVLLLSQLLGATGSVSAASKDVEVHLLGINDLHGQLDTTSIVNDKKVGTAPILATYLKEAQAKYEHFLLFHNGDSVGASAPVSSLDRDEPTMEWMNMMGFDVASLGNHEFDQGIAALKAQIFGGLDPKEGKVTHAGAKFDYVNANVIETSTGKTLIKPYVIKEVGGVKIGFIGLVTKATPAKVSPSATAGVRFLSTEEEVEAVNKYAQELQDQGVETIIVLAHDPATTKDGVTTGEAADLAKALPADSPVDVIVAGDNHGYANGEVNGKLIVQAYSYGTAFEDIKLMIDPTTGDVTEKSATVITTYQEGVKEDPESLAIIKKSLDKHPELTKPVGTTDGSVTRTDAYNNEAPLGNLIADAMRQADFGDDGGAADFAFMNPGGIRADLPQGNVTFADLAKIQPFGNTLVKLELTGEQIQTLLEQQWGTNADGTPNTKTLQISGLKYTADFNKPVAERVTSLSLEDGTAIDPAKTYTAVVNNYMAAGGDNYKVLVDAKSSLAGPIDLDVFYQYIVDTYKGGSIKAKIEGRITNLASSTEQTDIPVTTDFISRAEFVSALVDILKLNEVATAPTFKDVAADAAYADAIAEATHAGFIQGYDGNFNPDHDITREEAATILAKLLNNQASDKNAATIISGFEDSKTVSSYAVESMAKLIDKGILGAAEENLLQPKQGLSMNEAKALIQKAVVVAKAS
- a CDS encoding winged helix-turn-helix transcriptional regulator; the encoded protein is MGMTEYRGKVKNIQDTPFGYTLSVIGGKWKMVIIYLLAENEPVRFNDLKRQIGAITYKILSSQLKELEGDGMVERKEYPQIPPKVEYRLTEKAKTLLPILEGLCEWGAKNQHP
- a CDS encoding alcohol dehydrogenase catalytic domain-containing protein; amino-acid sequence: MILPLIFGLTAPLISEFVCELAGVIDDVGKEVQLFKPGDRVLGMNVKTFGAYAEYKCLSEESPLAVIPDTLTFEEAVAVCDGGATALTFLRDKAKS
- a CDS encoding TetR/AcrR family transcriptional regulator — protein: MSIYIEKSKKTKQLIQNSFIQILEKKSFESITIGDITKHAGINRGTFYSHYMDKFDLLGKIEQQLFADFGNHIDQLQSRYISIQLFEKDQEQIASTLFSFIKMQLPTLKIFFSDHGRAGFHLRFRAAFTEKVRVNLEKNESFTANLTVPMDYFLSFITSAFLGLIEQWIQNGLDKTPQEMTRLYIDIISFIQSNGAKH
- a CDS encoding RidA family protein, whose translation is MMTRTYNHGVAWEEGSGISQGYSVNGTIYISGQFSHDMQSEFVGAGDIEAQTRQTLENLDRALAGFGVTKSNLAYVEIYLTNVKEHFEPCIQLFKEYMGQHRPAGSLIGVTSLAFPEQLIEISAVAHID
- a CDS encoding NAD(P)-dependent oxidoreductase: MRIIVFGATGGVGQSVVKQALEMGFEVTAFVRTPSKLDLVHEQLSIIQGDAFNKEEVFAAIAGHDAVVSCLGSSQGMKKSTELEEMTKNIVSGMQAHNVKRIVYTASAGINKEIPGISGKLAMKMLKNALTDHRNAVNYIEAHGLNFTIVRPMGLTNDDLTGKYRESKVSVPDKPRSISRTDVAHFIVKALNDKQYENSSVGIAN